One genomic region from Caldicoprobacter guelmensis encodes:
- a CDS encoding DUF2922 domain-containing protein: MAQTLEMVFKTGQGRTYRITLDDPRPDLTPAEVKAFMDLVLSVNPFDIEGGLVEIAEANIIDTEVQPLQLI; the protein is encoded by the coding sequence GTGGCACAGACGCTGGAGATGGTCTTTAAAACAGGGCAGGGCAGAACTTACCGCATTACGCTGGATGACCCACGCCCTGACCTTACGCCGGCTGAGGTTAAAGCGTTTATGGACCTGGTGCTCAGCGTAAATCCCTTCGATATAGAAGGCGGGCTGGTCGAGATAGCAGAAGCTAATATAATTGATACGGAAGTCCAGCCTTTGCAGCTGATTTGA
- the metK gene encoding methionine adenosyltransferase, translating to MRRRLFTSESVTEGHPDKICDQISDAVLDAILAKDPYARVACETAVTTGLVLVMGEITTECYVDIPSIVRDTVREIGYTRAKFGFDADTCAVITSIDEQSPDIAMGVNKALEAKMHEMEDDIEAIGAGDQGMMFGFACNETPELMPLPISLAHKITRRLAQVRKDGTLEYLRPDGKSQVTVEYEGDKPVRVHTVVVSTQHSPDVDHSTIERDVIEKVIKAVIPPELLDDKTRYLINPTGRFVVGGPQGDSGLTGRKIIVDTYGGYARHGGGAFSGKDPTKVDRSASYAARYVAKNIVAAGLADKCEVAVAYAIGVARPVSISVDTFGTAKVPEELILELINKNFDLRPGAIIRDLNLRRPIYKQTAAYGHFGRTDLDLPWEKTDKAEILREQAFGR from the coding sequence ATGAGGAGAAGGTTGTTTACGTCAGAATCTGTTACCGAGGGGCATCCCGACAAGATATGTGACCAGATCTCTGACGCCGTGCTGGATGCCATTTTGGCCAAGGACCCATATGCCAGAGTTGCGTGCGAAACGGCTGTGACCACAGGCCTTGTGCTGGTAATGGGGGAGATCACCACTGAGTGTTATGTGGACATCCCAAGTATTGTGCGCGATACTGTTCGTGAGATAGGATACACGAGGGCAAAATTTGGATTTGATGCAGATACCTGTGCGGTTATCACCTCTATAGATGAGCAGTCGCCAGACATCGCAATGGGGGTAAACAAAGCTCTTGAAGCCAAGATGCACGAGATGGAGGACGATATAGAGGCCATTGGTGCAGGCGACCAGGGCATGATGTTTGGGTTTGCCTGTAACGAGACACCTGAGCTCATGCCTCTTCCGATTTCGCTGGCCCATAAGATTACCAGGAGATTGGCCCAGGTGCGCAAGGACGGTACGCTGGAGTATTTAAGGCCCGATGGGAAATCCCAAGTTACGGTGGAGTATGAAGGGGACAAGCCGGTGCGTGTACATACCGTCGTCGTCTCAACGCAGCACAGCCCCGACGTCGACCACTCCACCATCGAAAGGGATGTAATCGAAAAGGTCATAAAGGCCGTTATTCCCCCCGAGCTTTTGGATGACAAAACACGTTACCTTATCAATCCTACCGGCCGGTTTGTGGTGGGGGGACCTCAAGGCGATTCAGGGCTTACCGGTCGAAAGATCATAGTGGACACCTATGGTGGCTATGCACGCCACGGCGGCGGTGCCTTCTCAGGCAAAGACCCCACTAAAGTCGACCGTTCTGCCAGCTACGCAGCGCGGTACGTGGCCAAAAACATAGTTGCAGCCGGGTTAGCTGACAAGTGCGAGGTAGCGGTGGCTTATGCCATAGGCGTGGCCAGACCGGTGTCCATCAGCGTTGATACCTTTGGTACGGCGAAGGTGCCCGAGGAGCTCATACTGGAGCTTATAAACAAGAACTTTGACCTAAGGCCCGGTGCTATCATAAGGGACCTCAATTTGAGAAGGCCCATTTACAAACAGACGGCTGCTTACGGACATTTTGGGCGTACTGATTTAGACCTGCCGTGGGAGAAGACGGACAAGGCCGAGATTTTAAGGGAGCAGGCTTTTGGAAGATAA
- the murC gene encoding UDP-N-acetylmuramate--L-alanine ligase, which translates to MQMVHIDDLKGCHVHFVGIGGISMSGLAEILLKRGYTVSGSDLKDSHIIQRLNEKGARIYIGHSPSNVEGAHLVVHTAAVKADNPEIQEAYKRSIPVIDRATLLGQIMESYPYSIGVSGSHGKTTTTSMLSTILLHANLDPTILVGGELDTIGGNVRIGSSPYFITEACEYVESFLHFKPYIAIILNIDADHLDYFRDINHIYQAFSKFAQLVPQDGYVVGCADDPLVKKLLSEVKGNVISYGINGPSDWQACDIYYKDLGTASFKAYYKGKYMGDISLAVPGKHNVYNALASAAAAHVLGVPFEIIQDALKTYRGTHRRLEFKGKMGEVTIIDDYAHHPTEIKATLETVKNYPHNRIWCVFQPHTYSRTKKLFNEFVQAFKQADLLIITDIYAAREKDTGEVHSRNLAQAISQAGQPCIYMQSFDEIANYLKENASPGDIVITMGAGDVYRIGDMLVTSFPQ; encoded by the coding sequence ATGCAGATGGTTCACATAGATGATTTAAAAGGATGTCACGTTCACTTTGTGGGTATAGGCGGCATCAGCATGAGTGGCCTAGCTGAGATACTGCTCAAGCGCGGATATACAGTCAGCGGCTCGGATTTAAAGGATTCGCACATCATACAAAGGCTTAATGAAAAAGGCGCCAGAATATATATAGGGCATAGTCCCTCAAATGTTGAGGGCGCCCACCTGGTAGTGCACACCGCAGCCGTCAAGGCTGACAACCCAGAAATACAGGAAGCTTATAAGAGAAGCATCCCCGTAATCGACAGGGCTACGCTGCTGGGCCAAATCATGGAATCCTACCCCTATTCCATAGGGGTATCGGGCAGCCATGGAAAGACTACCACCACATCCATGCTTTCGACCATTTTACTTCATGCAAACCTGGACCCAACTATACTTGTAGGGGGAGAGCTGGATACAATAGGAGGCAATGTACGCATAGGCAGCAGCCCCTACTTTATAACTGAAGCCTGTGAATACGTGGAGAGCTTTCTCCACTTCAAACCGTACATAGCCATCATACTGAATATAGACGCCGACCACCTGGACTACTTTAGAGACATAAACCACATATACCAGGCATTCAGTAAGTTTGCACAGCTGGTACCACAGGATGGTTATGTGGTGGGCTGTGCCGACGACCCGCTGGTGAAAAAACTGCTTTCGGAAGTCAAAGGCAATGTCATAAGCTATGGGATAAATGGTCCATCAGACTGGCAAGCCTGTGATATATATTACAAAGACCTAGGCACAGCATCTTTCAAAGCATACTACAAAGGAAAATATATGGGCGATATAAGCCTGGCCGTGCCCGGTAAGCACAACGTGTACAATGCCTTGGCATCGGCAGCTGCTGCCCATGTATTGGGCGTACCGTTTGAAATAATACAGGATGCCCTGAAAACCTACCGGGGGACACACCGCCGCCTGGAATTTAAGGGCAAGATGGGCGAAGTCACTATAATAGACGATTACGCCCATCACCCCACTGAAATAAAGGCTACCTTGGAGACAGTTAAAAATTATCCTCACAATAGGATATGGTGCGTATTCCAACCCCACACATACAGCCGTACCAAAAAGCTATTTAATGAATTTGTGCAGGCTTTCAAGCAGGCCGACCTGCTTATAATAACCGATATCTACGCGGCGCGGGAAAAGGACACAGGTGAGGTCCACTCCCGCAACCTTGCACAGGCCATTTCCCAGGCTGGCCAACCGTGCATATACATGCAGTCTTTCGATGAAATAGCAAACTACTTAAAAGAAAACGCCAGCCCAGGAGATATAGTGATCACCATGGGAGCAGGAGATGTTTATCGTATCGGGGATATGCTAGTGACGTCCTTTCCTCAATGA
- a CDS encoding DUF1659 domain-containing protein: MALEVRPMDTRLQIQLDMGQGQNGRRITRTRSLTRIKPTVSDADLYNIAAALASLQSHPVIAIRKTAQFDYVNV, translated from the coding sequence ATGGCGTTGGAGGTAAGGCCCATGGATACAAGGCTTCAGATTCAGCTGGATATGGGGCAGGGCCAAAATGGAAGGCGGATCACCAGAACCAGGAGCTTGACCAGAATAAAGCCCACTGTATCTGACGCTGACTTGTACAACATAGCTGCGGCTTTGGCATCGCTTCAGTCACACCCGGTGATAGCCATACGCAAAACAGCGCAGTTTGACTACGTCAATGTATAA
- a CDS encoding YvrJ family protein, which yields MEQLLSLVGNVGFPIVLSVYLLVRIEGKLEGLTQSIHELARAITAMER from the coding sequence ATGGAACAACTGCTTAGCCTTGTTGGCAACGTCGGTTTTCCCATAGTGTTATCGGTGTATCTGCTGGTGCGCATTGAGGGAAAGCTGGAGGGGTTAACCCAGTCCATTCACGAGCTGGCACGTGCCATAACTGCTATGGAACGTTGA
- a CDS encoding formate--tetrahydrofolate ligase produces the protein MLSDIEIAQKAKLRPIVDIAAQIGLYEDDLELYGKYKAKVSLAVWDRIKDKPNGKLIYVTAITPTPAGEGKTTTAVGITQALGKLGKKVALCLREPSLGPVFGMKGGATGGGYSQVLPMEDINLHFTGDIHAVGSAHNLLAAMIDNHIVKGNDLKIDPTRVVWKRVMDMNDRQLRSIITGLGGKANGIPMESGFEITAASEIMAILCLASDMEDLKRRLGEMVVAYTYDGQPVYARDLKAVGAMAILLKDAIKPNIVQTLEGQPAFIHGGPFANIAHGNNSIMATRMALKLADYVVTEGGFAADLGAEKFFDIVYRTANIRPDVVVLVATIRALKFHGGLPLSGLNQEDLAALERGLANLNQHIDNVKNVFGLPVVVALNRFPSDTYSEIEFLKEHCARIGVKMAVSEVVTRGGEGGIELAYALLEAMHEPNNFRPLYDLEASIEEKIEAIACRVYRADGVIYSREAKRSIDTLKQLGYGNLPVCIAKTQMSFSDDPALKGAPRGWKLNVREVKVSAGAGFVVVLTGSMMTMPGLPKNPAAENMDIMPDGTIVGLF, from the coding sequence ATGTTGAGTGATATTGAGATTGCACAAAAGGCAAAGCTCAGGCCCATAGTTGATATAGCGGCTCAGATTGGGCTTTATGAGGACGACTTGGAGCTGTATGGCAAATACAAGGCCAAGGTCAGCTTGGCGGTATGGGATAGGATCAAGGACAAGCCAAATGGCAAGCTCATATACGTCACTGCCATTACCCCCACTCCTGCAGGTGAGGGCAAGACCACAACGGCCGTGGGTATTACCCAGGCGCTGGGCAAACTTGGCAAAAAGGTGGCTTTGTGCTTGAGGGAGCCTTCCCTCGGGCCGGTGTTCGGCATGAAGGGCGGTGCAACCGGCGGCGGTTATTCTCAGGTGCTGCCCATGGAGGACATAAACCTCCATTTCACTGGCGACATACACGCCGTAGGGTCAGCCCATAATTTATTGGCTGCCATGATCGACAACCACATCGTGAAGGGCAATGACCTCAAAATTGACCCTACTCGAGTGGTATGGAAACGGGTTATGGATATGAACGACAGGCAGTTGCGCAGCATAATTACCGGCTTGGGAGGAAAAGCCAACGGCATCCCCATGGAATCGGGTTTTGAGATCACGGCTGCCTCGGAGATTATGGCCATATTGTGTTTGGCTTCCGACATGGAGGATTTAAAAAGACGGTTAGGGGAGATGGTTGTGGCTTACACCTATGATGGGCAGCCGGTGTATGCAAGGGATTTGAAAGCCGTGGGCGCCATGGCTATATTGCTTAAAGATGCCATAAAGCCCAATATAGTCCAGACATTGGAAGGCCAGCCCGCTTTTATCCATGGAGGCCCATTTGCCAACATCGCCCATGGCAACAACTCCATCATGGCTACGCGCATGGCTTTGAAGCTGGCTGATTACGTCGTTACCGAGGGTGGGTTTGCGGCCGACTTGGGTGCCGAGAAGTTCTTCGATATAGTCTACAGGACTGCGAATATAAGGCCAGATGTGGTGGTGCTGGTAGCCACAATCCGTGCTCTTAAGTTTCATGGCGGTCTCCCTTTGTCTGGTTTAAATCAGGAGGATCTAGCAGCACTCGAAAGGGGTTTGGCTAACCTCAATCAACACATAGATAACGTCAAAAACGTTTTTGGGCTGCCGGTCGTGGTGGCATTAAACAGGTTTCCCAGCGATACCTACTCCGAAATAGAGTTTCTTAAAGAGCATTGTGCGAGAATAGGTGTGAAAATGGCGGTTTCTGAAGTGGTGACCCGCGGTGGTGAGGGGGGTATTGAACTTGCTTATGCGTTGCTGGAGGCAATGCATGAGCCCAACAATTTCAGGCCGCTTTATGACCTTGAAGCATCAATTGAGGAAAAGATCGAAGCCATTGCCTGTCGGGTTTACAGAGCGGATGGGGTTATATACAGTCGGGAAGCCAAACGCTCCATAGATACCTTGAAACAATTGGGGTATGGCAACCTTCCGGTATGCATAGCCAAGACGCAGATGTCGTTTTCGGATGACCCGGCATTGAAAGGGGCGCCCAGGGGCTGGAAGCTAAACGTTCGCGAGGTCAAGGTATCGGCCGGTGCAGGGTTCGTGGTAGTATTGACCGGGTCCATGATGACTATGCCCGGGTTGCCCAAAAATCCGGCTGCTGAAAACATGGACATAATGCCCGATGGTACTATAGTGGGGTTGTTTTAG
- a CDS encoding RNA polymerase sigma factor: MEYLFKELVEKAKSNERAAIQEVINRLRPLVCSAIRRCGAGHEWEDLYQEACLVVLECLRDFDPSRGVPFLVYVKKRMYFSLMNAARQRVSAISLDKEIEGHDGDTCTLSDLIVDPQGNVEEAVEKSGEIRRLYSAIGKLSPKQKGIILMHFFYGLKYKDIARLRNSHYKSVLRLKDRALKSLREHLDKV; the protein is encoded by the coding sequence TTGGAATACTTGTTTAAGGAGCTGGTAGAAAAAGCCAAGTCCAATGAAAGGGCTGCTATTCAAGAGGTCATCAATAGGCTGAGGCCATTGGTCTGCTCGGCCATAAGGCGATGTGGAGCCGGGCATGAATGGGAGGACCTTTATCAAGAGGCTTGCCTTGTGGTCCTTGAATGTTTGAGGGATTTTGACCCTTCAAGGGGTGTACCCTTCCTGGTGTACGTAAAAAAGAGGATGTATTTTAGTCTAATGAATGCTGCCAGACAAAGGGTTTCAGCCATCTCGCTGGATAAGGAGATTGAAGGGCATGATGGAGACACCTGTACCTTAAGCGATTTAATTGTGGACCCTCAGGGTAATGTGGAGGAAGCGGTGGAGAAATCCGGCGAAATAAGGCGGCTGTACAGCGCCATAGGCAAGCTGTCGCCTAAACAGAAGGGCATTATACTCATGCACTTCTTTTATGGATTGAAGTATAAGGACATAGCCAGGCTGAGGAACAGCCATTACAAATCGGTGCTCAGGCTAAAGGACAGGGCTTTAAAATCGCTGCGAGAACATCTGGACAAAGTTTAG